The Bemisia tabaci chromosome 5, PGI_BMITA_v3 genome includes a window with the following:
- the LOC109036609 gene encoding uncharacterized protein (The sequence of the model RefSeq protein was modified relative to this genomic sequence to represent the inferred CDS: added 56 bases not found in genome assembly): MKGLISGSEGLTGSSEALISTSSTQSLSSFSKNIYLLTERLFVSLVNSIQTKKSIACEYDAKLLQFYSEHSQFFASKLKEVLTLKNDSSQSVLKWIFPLVKRMTTYYYTASRETTTTTTATTSVTNESAVTSFYSYAYAKLTTILTVLQEKCSDKTIFSTETFSEESKLLSSSAFTLTLQTEDLQEIQETLSTVRRRQSGIFADTNIPIPGVEMKGLISGSEGLTGSSEALISTSSTQSLSSFSKNIYLLTERLFVSLVNSIQTKKSIACEYDAKLLQFYSEHSQFFASKLKEVLTLKNDSSQSVLKWIFPLVKRMTTYYYTASRETTTTTTATTSVTNESAVTSFYSYAYAKLTTILTVLQEKCSDKTIFSTETFSEESKLLSSSAFTLTLQTEDLQEIQETLSTVRRRQSGIFADTNIPIPGVEMKGLISGSEGLTGSSEALISTSSTQSLSSFSKNIYLLTERLFVSLVNSIQTKKSIACEYDAKLLQFYSEHSQFFASKLKEVLTLKNDSSQSVLKWIFPLVKRMTTYYYTASRETTTTTTATTSVTNESAVTSFYSYAYAKLTTILTVLQEKCSDKTIFSTETFSEESKLLSSSAFTLTLQTEDLQEIQETLSTVRRRQSGIFADTNIPIPGVEMKGLISGSEGLTGSSEALISTSSTQSLSSFSKNIYLLTERLRRPTTTATTSVTNESAVTSFYSYAYAKLTTILTVLQEKCSDKTIFSTETFSEESKLLSSSAFTLTLQTEDLQEIQETLSTVRRRQSGIFADTNIPIPGVEMKGLISGSEGLTGSSEALISTSSTQSLSSFSKNIYLLTERLFVSLVNSIQTKKSIACEYDAKLLQFYSEHSQFFASKLKEVLTLKNDSSQSVLKWIFPLVKRMTTYYYTASRETTTTTTATTSVTNESAVTSFYSYAYAKLTTILTVLQEKCSDKTIFSTETFSEESKLLSSSAFTLTLQTEDLQEIQETLSTVRRRQSGIFADTNIPIPGVEMKGLISGSEGLTGSSEALISTSSTQSLSSFSKNIYLLTERLFVSLVNSIQTKKSIACEYDAKLLQFYSEHSQFFASKLKEVLTLKNDSSQSVLKWIFPLVKRMTTYYYTASRETTTTTTATTSVTNESAVTSFYSYAYAKLTTILTVLQEKCSDKTIFSTETFSEESKLLSSSAFTLTLQTEDLQEIQETLSTVRRRQSGIFADTNIPIPGVEMKGLISGSEGRPLANGTMSASFNHESVLSNTTSSMYVGTRFENASKSWKTVNGTSAFVDKMTGNLQILQKYYRDELGILVDYDGEKIGSSIATVKINGTPLLNFFKRIVSYHEQYVGMTKSRSDSVVQLLKFLRFDRKVQDVLFDMIKEFLEWKTHVADFFVAHNVSEMCLTECVLQT; this comes from the exons ATGAAGGGTCTTATCTCCGGGTCTGAGGGCCTCACTGGCTCCTCTGAAGCTCTCATCTCAACAAGCAGCACTCAAAGCCTCTCTAgtttcagcaaaaatatttacctGCTGACAGAAAGACTGTTCGTCTCTCTGGTGAATTCGATCCAGACTAAAAAATCTATCGCGTGCGAATACGACGCAAAGCTCCTCCAATTCTACAGCGAGCATTCCCAGTTCTTCGCTTCGAAGCTCAAGGAAGTCCTCACACTGAAAAACGACAGCTCCCAGAGTGTACTAAAATGGATCTTTCCGCTTGTGAAACGCATGACAACGTACTACTATACCGCATCTCGtgagacgacgacgacgacgacagcAACGACCTCCGTCACTAACGAATCCGCCGTCACGAGCTTCTACTCCTACGCCTACGCCAAACTCACCACCATTTTGACCGTGCTTCAAGAGAAATGCTCCGACAAAACGATATTTTCAACGGAAACTTTCAGCGAGGAGTCAAAGCTTCTCTCGAGCAGTGCATTCACGCTGACGCTCCAAACGGAGGATCTGCAAGAAATCCAAGAGACGTTGTCCACTGTCAGGCGACGCCAATCAGGTATCTTCGCTGATACCAACATCCCTATTCCGGGAGTGGAAATGAAGGGTCTTATCTCCGGGTCTGAGGGCCTCACTGGCTCCTCTGAAGCTCTCATCTCAACAAGCAGCACTCAAAGCCTCTCTAgtttcagcaaaaatatttacctGCTGACAGAAAGACTGTTCGTCTCTCTGGTGAATTCGATCCAGACTAAAAAATCTATCGCGTGCGAATACGACGCAAAGCTCCTCCAATTCTACAGCGAGCATTCCCAGTTCTTCGCTTCGAAGCTCAAGGAAGTCCTCACACTGAAAAACGACAGCTCCCAGAGTGTACTAAAATGGATCTTTCCGCTTGTGAAACGCATGACAACGTACTACTATACCGCATCTCGtgagacgacgacgacgacgacagcAACGACCTCCGTCACTAACGAATCCGCCGTCACGAGCTTCTACTCCTACGCCTACGCCAAACTCACCACCATTTTGACCGTGCTTCAAGAGAAATGCTCCGACAAAACGATATTTTCAACGGAAACTTTCAGCGAGGAGTCAAAGCTTCTCTCGAGCAGTGCATTCACGCTGACGCTCCAAACGGAGGATCTGCAAGAAATCCAAGAGACGTTGTCCACTGTCAGGCGACGCCAATCAGGTATCTTCGCTGATACCAACATCCCTATTCCGGGAGTGGAAATGAAGGGTCTTATCTCCGGGTCTGAGGGCCTCACTGGCTCCTCTGAAGCTCTCATCTCAACAAGCAGCACTCAAAGCCTCTCTAgtttcagcaaaaatatttacctGCTGACAGAAAGACTGTTCGTCTCTCTGGTGAATTCGATCCAGACTAAAAAATCTATCGCGTGCGAATACGACGCAAAGCTCCTCCAATTCTACAGCGAGCATTCCCAGTTCTTCGCTTCGAAGCTCAAGGAAGTCCTCACACTGAAAAACGACAGCTCCCAGAGTGTACTAAAATGGATCTTTCCGCTTGTGAAACGCATGACAACGTACTACTATACCGCATCTCGtgagacgacgacgacgacgacagcAACGACCTCCGTCACTAACGAATCCGCCGTCACGAGCTTCTACTCCTACGCCTACGCCAAACTCACCACCATTTTGACCGTGCTTCAAGAGAAATGCTCCGACAAAACGATATTTTCAACGGAAACTTTCAGCGAGGAGTCAAAGCTTCTCTCGAGCAGTGCATTCACGCTGACGCTCCAAACGGAGGATCTGCAAGAAATCCAAGAGACGTTGTCCACTGTCAGGCGACGCCAATCAGGTATCTTCGCTGATACCAACATCCCTATTCCGGGAGTGGAAATGAAGGGTCTTATCTCCGGGTCTGAGGGCCTCACTGGCTCCTCTGAAGCTCTCATCTCAACAAGCAGCACTCAAAGCCTCTCTAgtttcagcaaaaatatttacctGCTGACAGAAAGACT ACGACGACCGACGACGACAGCAACGACCTCCGTCACTAACGAATCCGCCGTCACGAGCTTCTACTCCTACGCCTACGCCAAACTCACCACCATTTTGACCGTGCTTCAAGAGAAATGCTCCGACAAAACGATATTTTCAACGGAAACTTTCAGCGAGGAGTCAAAGCTTCTCTCGAGCAGTGCATTCACGCTGACGCTCCAAACGGAGGATCTGCAAGAAATCCAAGAGACGTTGTCCACTGTCAGGCGACGCCAATCAGGTATCTTCGCTGATACCAACATCCCTATTCCGGGAGTGGAAATGAAGGGTCTTATCTCCGGGTCTGAGGGCCTCACTGGCTCCTCTGAAGCTCTCATCTCAACAAGCAGCACTCAAAGCCTCTCTAgtttcagcaaaaatatttacctGCTGACAGAAAGACTGTTCGTCTCTCTGGTGAATTCGATCCAGACTAAAAAATCTATCGCGTGCGAATACGACGCAAAGCTCCTCCAATTCTACAGCGAGCATTCCCAGTTCTTCGCTTCGAAGCTCAAGGAAGTCCTCACACTGAAAAACGACAGCTCCCAGAGTGTACTAAAATGGATCTTTCCGCTTGTGAAACGCATGACAACGTACTACTATACCGCATCTCGtgagacgacgacgacgacgacagcAACGACCTCCGTCACTAACGAATCCGCCGTCACGAGCTTCTACTCCTACGCCTACGCCAAACTCACCACCATTTTGACCGTGCTTCAAGAGAAATGCTCCGACAAAACGATATTTTCAACGGAAACTTTCAGCGAGGAGTCAAAGCTTCTCTCGAGCAGTGCATTCACGCTGACGCTCCAAACGGAGGATCTGCAAGAAATCCAAGAGACGTTGTCCACTGTCAGGCGACGCCAATCAGGTATCTTCGCTGATACCAACATCCCTATTCCGGGAGTGGAAATGAAGGGTCTTATCTCCGGGTCTGAGGGCCTCACTGGCTCCTCTGAAGCTCTCATCTCAACAAGCAGCACTCAAAGCCTCTCTAgtttcagcaaaaatatttacctGCTGACAGAAAGACTGTTCGTCTCTCTGGTGAATTCGATCCAGACTAAAAAATCTATCGCGTGCGAATACGACGCAAAGCTCCTCCAATTCTACAGCGAGCATTCCCAGTTCTTCGCTTCGAAGCTCAAGGAAGTCCTCACACTGAAAAACGACAGCTCCCAGAGTGTACTAAAATGGATCTTTCCGCTTGTGAAACGCATGACAACGTACTACTATACCGCATCTCGtgagacgacgacgacgacgacagcAACGACCTCCGTCACTAACGAATCCGCCGTCACGAGCTTCTACTCCTACGCCTACGCCAAACTCACCACCATTTTGACCGTGCTTCAAGAGAAATGCTCCGACAAAACTATATTTTCAACGGAAACTTTCAGCGAGGAGTCAAAGCTTCTCTCGAGCAGTGCATTCACGCTGACGCTCCAAACGGAGGATCTGCAAGAAATCCAAGAGACGTTGTCCACTGTCAGGCGACGCCAATCAGGTATCTTCGCTGATAC GTCCACTAGCAAACGGTACCATGTCCGCCTCATTTAACCATGAATCGGTTTTGTCCAATACCACGTCATCGATGTATGTTGGTACCCGTTTTGAAAACGCTTCTAAGAGTTGGAAAACAGTGAATGGAACCTCCGCCTTCGTAGATAAGATGACTGGTAACCTGCAAATCTTGCAGAAATATTACCGTGATGAACTGGGAATTTTAGTTGATTATGACGGAGAAAAAATCGGTAGTAGTATTGCTACTgtgaaaatcaatggaacccctcttctcaatttcttcaagcGGATTGTTTCGTACCATGAACAATATGTTGGAATGACTAAGTCCCGGTCGGATTCTGTGGTCCAGCTCTTGAAGTTTCTTCGATTCGACAGGAAGGTTCAAGATGTTCTTTTTGATATGATAAAGGAGTTTCTGGAATGGAAAACGCATGTCGCAGATTTTTTCGTGGCACACAATGTCTCTGAAATGTGTCTGACAGAATGCGTGCTCCAAACTTAA